From one Roseovarius pelagicus genomic stretch:
- a CDS encoding helix-turn-helix domain-containing protein — MSRTKRLTEIEKMQIVREAAEGVSTTALATRFGVTSRAVRYVLKADAERQTDAAIPVSAISVKVTAAELAALDAVLAKAGIESRAEGLRRLIQAAGGVFVPDAQMAVEMARYRASLHEVGNGVAQIAKQMTRANREGQGADGGTSAEFTELRLAQMRGLARFILDSADEIDLLLRRRRDAMQLEATAALREFAHAAE, encoded by the coding sequence ATGTCTCGAACAAAACGCCTGACAGAGATCGAGAAGATGCAGATCGTCCGCGAAGCCGCGGAGGGTGTGTCGACGACCGCTCTGGCGACCCGGTTCGGGGTGACGTCGCGGGCCGTGCGCTACGTCCTGAAAGCCGATGCAGAGCGCCAGACGGATGCCGCGATCCCGGTTTCCGCGATCAGCGTGAAGGTGACGGCTGCGGAGCTGGCGGCGCTCGACGCGGTGTTGGCGAAGGCGGGGATCGAGAGCAGGGCCGAGGGGCTGCGGCGGCTCATTCAGGCGGCAGGCGGGGTGTTCGTTCCGGACGCGCAAATGGCGGTCGAGATGGCGCGCTACCGCGCCTCGCTGCATGAGGTCGGCAATGGGGTCGCGCAGATCGCCAAGCAGATGACCCGGGCCAACCGGGAGGGGCAGGGGGCTGATGGTGGCACGAGTGCCGAGTTCACCGAATTGCGCCTTGCGCAGATGCGCGGGCTGGCGCGGTTCATCCTGGATTCTGCCGACGAGATCGATCTGCTCCTGCGGCGTCGGCGCGACGCGATGCAGCTCGAGGCCACGGCCGCGCTGAGGGAGTTTGCCCATGCGGCTGAATGA